The Lasioglossum baleicum unplaced genomic scaffold, iyLasBale1 scaffold0021, whole genome shotgun sequence genome contains a region encoding:
- the LOC143219104 gene encoding uncharacterized protein LOC143219104, which produces MEVLENEYHLVGPDAISMNKVTCSHKRGDCLLSSTPKAVPKRRKKGEDDCICEETTDDETVLENTRRRSPPRAPRARRRRTRILDVETGEDAGEEEEEEAVLDTDDEDEKSDNGKESSITAENGEDVGRTYPLGKEKSTGLARYNPINYFRRRSARIQERSARGENGDATAAHETLTRRETSTRSDEDDSIIEGTQSGDLNDAHQGSLIQIQTTEDNKRDRELKRWIKRCQEECVRQGRRRRNN; this is translated from the exons ATGGAAGTGCTAGAGAATGAGTACCACCTGGTAGGACCGGACGCCATTTCGATGAACAAAGTCACATGTTCGCACAAACGAGGCGACTGCCTTTTATCCTCAACACCGAAAGCTGTCCCGAAGCGGCGGAAGAAAGGTGAGGACGATTGTATCTGCGAAGAAACCACCGATGACGAAACAGTATTGGAAAATACGCGTCGGAGATCGCCTCCCAGAGCTCCTAGAGCTCGTCGTAGGCGAACCAGGATTCTCGATGTAGAAACGGGAGAGGATGCTggcgaagaggaagaagaagaggctGTATTGGATACCGATGACGAGGAT GAGAAATCGGATAACGGAAAAGAAAGCTCGATCACAGCCGAAAACGGGGAAGATGTCGGCAGAACGTATCCTCTCGGTAAAGAGAAGAGCACAGGACTGGCGCGGTATAATCCCATAAATTACTTTAGGCGAAGAAGCGCGAGGATTCAAGAACGAAGCGCAAGAGGAGAAAATGGCGACGCGACAGCGGCGCATGAAACGTTAACCAGGAGGGAAACGTCGACGAGAAGCGACGAAGACGATTCTATAATTGAAGGAACACAGTCGGGTGACTTGAACGATGCTCATCAAGGATCTCTTATTCAAATTCAAACGACGGAAGACAACAAGCGCGATCGAGAACTGAAACGATGGATCAAACGTTGCCAGGAGGAGTGCGTGCGACAAGGCAGACGACGGAGGAACAATTAA
- the LOC143219106 gene encoding uncharacterized protein LOC143219106, producing MVVCRFTRLPANREIVRSSVNFKWIMENSRRRGLSDAESTKMLDQILEEDKEAQDEETSIPCPSYTEKRVCDCMRIAEHSSRFSLRVMEAMRSLQQAEDAFLPSCTVEDIVGYIVENYRDDGDLCAQVRTALKQVCSQGLVLRQPKRRNNTEHSTRCRRKCVSRETRSRFKATANRLSHSKTPCIYRPISACGSPC from the exons ATGGTAGTCTGCAGATTCACGCGACTCCCAGCAAACAGAGAAATTGTTCGAAGTTCCGTCAATTTCAAATGGATCATGGAGAACTCTAGACGCAGAGGATTGTCGGACGCAGAGTCGACGAAGATGCTCGACCAAATCCTCGAAGAGGACAAAGAAGCTCAAGACGAAGAAACATCAATACCTTGTCCATCGTACACGGAAAAA AGAGTTTGCGATTGCATGCGAATCGCGGAGCACTCGTCGAGATTCTCGTTGAGGGTGATGGAGGCGATGCGATCGTTGCAGCAGGCGGAGGATGCGTTTCTGCCGTCGTGCACCGTCGAGGATATAGTGGGTTATATCGTGGAgaattatcgcgacgacggtGACCTTTGCGCTCAAGTGCGGACCGCGCTGAAACAGGTCTGTTCCCAAGGGTTAGTTCTACGTCAGCCGAAGCGGCGAAACAACACAGAACACAGCACGCGTTGCAGGCGAAAATGTGTCTCGCGTGAGACACGATCGCGTTTCAAGGCAACTGCAAACCGTTTATCTCATTCGAAGACCCCGTGCATCTATCGACCGATTTCCGCCTGCGGTTCACCCTGTTAA
- the LOC143219098 gene encoding uncharacterized protein LOC143219098, with protein MQCLLTILCIVHMIADSTETVEEERVKELVRDWAPLVWLAPGELFLPLGVPDFLDNMEPEDDHLRTRLDVEELLSNRSSFLYGQKPSGSVPVYALINNCEVPDVMADTMNSNTLRLSRNAIQNDFGSPTMILTNNLPGKAWKSDSKSGGEKMVDFEKTTKRRTRSRKLRFHVTYWMFYPFSEGKAVCVLDLGFLGTWPIPTVGGVCLGMLKEYGNHVGDWEHMSLYFKDASHPSAMYVSAHDAGAFYRYDLRSGTFVYESQETRKGIFQKPIFPERVYTAGGSHPILFSARGSHGLWTAPGKHKFVRLPRLYDESGFGTAWPTWKMIELLLKKENSILPGWMSFRGKWGNPKSNCHPLARLGFNICEFVDGPTGIPMKKTSFRC; from the exons ATGCAGTGTTTGCTGACGATTCTGTGTATCGTTCATATGATCGCCGATTCCACGGAAACCGTCGAGGAAGAGCGAG TAAAGGAATTAGTACGAGACTGGGCGCCCCTAGTGTGGCTGGCACCTGGAGAGCTGTTCTTGCCCCTGGGGGTGCCTGATTTCCTCGACAACATGGAACCGGAAGACGACCACCTTCGCACCAGACTCGACGTAG AGGAATTGTTGAGCAACCGATCTTCGTTCCTGTATGGCCAGAAGCCTTCAGGATCGGTACCGGTTTACGCGTTGATCAACAATTGCGAGGTTCCGGATGTTATGGCGGACACGATGAACTCGAACACGTTACGATTGTCGAGGAACGCGATTCAAAACGATTTCGGGTCTCCAACGATGATCCTGACGAACAATCTTCCGGGGAAAGCGTGGAAGAGCGACTCGAAGTCCGGCGGCGAG AAAATGGTGGATTTCGAGAAAACGACGAAAAGAAGGACCAGGTCCCGGAAACTGCGCTTTCACGTGACCTATTGGATGTTCTATCCGTTCAGCGAGGGAAAGGCAGTCTGCGTTCTGGATCTCGGATTTTTAGGTACCTGGCCGATACCCACCGTAGGCGGAGTGTGTCTGGGCATGCTGAAGGAGTACGGCAACCACGTGGGCGATTGGGAACACATGAGTCTTTATTTCAAG GACGCGAGTCATCCTTCGGCGATGTACGTGTCCGCCCACGACGCCGGCGCGTTTTACAGATACGATCTACGGAGCGGCACGTTCGTCTACGAGAGCCAAGAGACGCGAAAGGGCATCTTCCAGAAGCCTATATTCCCGGAAAGGGTATACACCGCTGGCGGTTCTCatccgatactgttcagcgcccGCGGCTCCCACGGACTCTGGACGGCGCCCGGAAAGCACAAGTTCGTCAGATTACCTCGTTTGTACGACGAGAGCGGATTCGGCACCGCTTGGCCAACGTGGAAGATGATAGAGCTGCTGCTCAAGAAGGAGAACAGCATCCTACCCGGTTGGATGAGCTTTAGGGGCAAATGGGGTAACCCGAAGAGCAACTGCCACCCTCTAGCCAGACTCGGCTTCAATATTTGCGAGTTCGTCGACGGACCGACCGGTATTCCTATGAAGAAGACCAGCTTCCGGTGCTGA
- the LOC143219103 gene encoding uncharacterized protein LOC143219103 isoform X1, protein MTSHAPARTICSGSTVSSAFSALHLLRSYSLFAPSSELCRYEPYSSRDYNLREPDILSSSGARDTAIGRTPSPLSSPTLSASFSLPGSLLPPPFLSNVPPLMQSISVPQTFSNVNAAGGMVTRHFLGTNGITNSSRRPRSEKKPIPDDQKDEKYYERRKRNNQAAKKSRDARKIREDHIALRATMLEHENAILKAQVITLREEAQSLRHMLIKQQAPALQSIQRSITSIAPVTLSPPHSKATHLDCQI, encoded by the exons ATGACCTCCCACGCACCAGCAAGAACGATCTGCAGTGGAAGCACAGTTTCCAGCGCGTTTTCCGCGTTACATCTCTTGAGAAGTTACAGCCTGTTCGCGCCGTCCTCAG AGTTGTGCAGATACGAGCCGTACAGTTCCAGGGACTATAATTTGAGAGAGCCTGATATTTTATCAAGCTCCGGTGCAAGGGACACAGCGATTGGTCGGACACCATCGCCATTATCATCTCCAACGTTGTCTGCGAGCTTTTCTCTTCCGGGTTCCTTGCTTCCACCTCCGTTTTTATCGAACGTGCCGCCGTTGATGCAATCTATAAGCGTACCGCAAACGTTTTCGAATGTCAACGCTG CAGGTGGCATGGTAACTCGCCACTTCTTGGGCACAAACGGGATCACGAATTCGTCGCGGCGACCCAGGAGCGAAAAAAAACCGATTCCGGATGACCAGAAGgacgagaaatattacgaaagaCGCAAACGTAATAATCAGGCCGCGAAAAAGTCGCgggacgctcgaaaaattcgggAGGATCAC ATCGCGCTGCGAGCGACGATGCTGGAGCACGAGAACGCAATTTTAAAGGCACAGGTGATTACGCTTCGCGAGGAAGCACAATCTCTGCGGCACATGCTAATTAAACAACAGGCGCCAGCTTTACAATCGATACAACGTTCGATCACCTCTATAGCACCTGTTACATTGTCACCACCGCATTCTAAGGCGACTCATCTGGATTGTCAGATCTAA
- the LOC143219110 gene encoding RING finger protein 122 translates to MPSAGIAAVLIGITLATVLYYFFPGSEEDPQTTSAHHSGRRSNSSNRYHEGEPSTYGDSWIRRRSHPYECRVPSGTCSICLELLTTDVQVVLNPCHHSFHEKCIMEWKAKSCQASCPNCRRRFT, encoded by the exons ATGCCATCCGCAGGCATAGCTGCTGTTCTTATCGGCATCACCCTAGCGACGGTTTTATACTATTTCTTTCCGGGCTCTGAGGAAGACCCCCAAACAACCTCAGCCCACCATAGTGGAAGAAGATCGAATTCATCGAACAGGTATCATGAGGGTGAGCCGTCTACTTACGGAGATAG TTGGATCAGGAGGAGATCGCACCCTTATGAATGCAGGGTACCTTCAGGAACATGCTCAATATGTCTAGAATTATTGACAACAGATGTGCAAGTTGTATTGAACCCTTGCCACCATAGTTTTCATGAGAAATGTATTATGGAATGGAAAGCCAAGTCGTGTCAA GCTTCCTGCCCGAACTGCAGACGTAGATTCACATAG
- the LOC143219108 gene encoding adipose-secreted signaling protein, with the protein MGDKEHHVHFSGGSSLVKDNNILIQPQRHGQIDAHLGFLQLYHKYLVEFVIPWNQCPHNDGKAKTPAISVGPINPNCRIIDFGQDKDGLKLRLEFLAYKEKILKEEVQISCCKAGTPLKIQLSARVLGKDKGTPLLRNGIRNIGVESPEEDEVLGTKIKQSLRTHSQQQP; encoded by the exons ATGGGAGATAAAG AGCATCACGTGCACTTCAGCGGGGGAAGCAGCCTCGTGAAAGACAACAATATTCTGATACAACCGCAACGACACGGACAAATTGATGCTCATCTCGGATTTTTGCAACTTTATCACAA GTACCTCGTGGAATTTGTAATCCCCTGGAATCAATGTCCACACAACGATGGAAAAGCCAAAACACCGGCCATAAGCGTTGGACCGATCAATCCCAATTGTCGCATTATCGATTTCGGACAAGATAAGGATGGCTTGAA GTTGAGGCTAGAGTTCTTAGCGTACAAGGAGAAGATTCTGAAAGAAGAGGTGCAGATTAGCTGTTGCAAGGCTGGTACACCGTTGAAGATCCAGCTGAGCGCGCGCGTCCTAGGAAAAGATAAGGGTACCCCGTTGCTGAGGAATGGCATACGCAACATCGGTGTGGAGAGTCCGGAGGAAGATGAG GTGCTGGGTACAAAAATTAAACAAAGCCTGAGAACGCACAGCCAACAGCAACCTTGA
- the LOC143219103 gene encoding uncharacterized protein LOC143219103 isoform X2, which produces MTSHAPARTICSGSTVSSAFSALHLLRSYSLFAPSSELCRYEPYSSRDYNLREPDILSSSGARDTAIGRTPSPLSSPTLSASFSLPGSLLPPPFLSNVPPLMQSISVPQTFSNVNAGGMVTRHFLGTNGITNSSRRPRSEKKPIPDDQKDEKYYERRKRNNQAAKKSRDARKIREDHIALRATMLEHENAILKAQVITLREEAQSLRHMLIKQQAPALQSIQRSITSIAPVTLSPPHSKATHLDCQI; this is translated from the exons ATGACCTCCCACGCACCAGCAAGAACGATCTGCAGTGGAAGCACAGTTTCCAGCGCGTTTTCCGCGTTACATCTCTTGAGAAGTTACAGCCTGTTCGCGCCGTCCTCAG AGTTGTGCAGATACGAGCCGTACAGTTCCAGGGACTATAATTTGAGAGAGCCTGATATTTTATCAAGCTCCGGTGCAAGGGACACAGCGATTGGTCGGACACCATCGCCATTATCATCTCCAACGTTGTCTGCGAGCTTTTCTCTTCCGGGTTCCTTGCTTCCACCTCCGTTTTTATCGAACGTGCCGCCGTTGATGCAATCTATAAGCGTACCGCAAACGTTTTCGAATGTCAACGCTG GTGGCATGGTAACTCGCCACTTCTTGGGCACAAACGGGATCACGAATTCGTCGCGGCGACCCAGGAGCGAAAAAAAACCGATTCCGGATGACCAGAAGgacgagaaatattacgaaagaCGCAAACGTAATAATCAGGCCGCGAAAAAGTCGCgggacgctcgaaaaattcgggAGGATCAC ATCGCGCTGCGAGCGACGATGCTGGAGCACGAGAACGCAATTTTAAAGGCACAGGTGATTACGCTTCGCGAGGAAGCACAATCTCTGCGGCACATGCTAATTAAACAACAGGCGCCAGCTTTACAATCGATACAACGTTCGATCACCTCTATAGCACCTGTTACATTGTCACCACCGCATTCTAAGGCGACTCATCTGGATTGTCAGATCTAA